The segment TCAGGATGATCGCCATACCGCACGTCCTCAGCCAGTTGCTCGATGTACTTGCGTACATCACACACTTCGCCTTCCTCGACTTCTTCTTCGAGTGCCTCGGAGAGGATCTGAGCCAGAGACGGTTTCCCGTTCCCAGCATCATCACCCTCTTCGCCATCAGCATCTTCGTCCCCATTGGAGCCGCTTCCGCTGCCAGTTTGGCTATCGTCGCCGTCTTGGTCGTCGGACTCACCAGAACCCTCATTCGAATCGTCGTCGCTGTCGCCTTCAGATTGCTCTTCGTCGCCAGCATCACCGCCTTCATCGCTTTCAGATTCATCGTCACCCTCTGAACTGTCCGAATCACTTTCGGAATCTTCAGAATCGTCTTTCGACTGATCCTGATCTTCCTCTGGCTCTTCTTTGTCTTTGGGCTCTTCCTGTTGCTGACTCTGCTGCTTCAGCATCGCGAGGATGCGAAGGGTGAGCATGCCGGCGTCTTTAGTGCTGCGGACGTTCGGGAACTCACGGAACAGGATTTCATCCAGGGTCGCGCGCAGGTCATCTGCGTGCTCGCCGAAGTGCTTATCGAAGTTCTCTTTAACGATGTCACGCATGCCCACAAACTCAGGCCACTTGCGAGCGCCCAGTGCAGTACGCACATAGCAGCAAATGGCTTCGAATGGGGAGGCGCTACCGTCGCGGAAAATCTTGCGTTCGACCATCAGTGCAATGCCTTCACGGAAAGTCCGTTCAGCAACTTTGGAGAATCGCGCTTGCGCTTCCTCCATGAACACGTCGTCCAGGGCATTCAGCATGAACTGAGCATTTCTGCCGTGCTCCTTGCTAAAGGCCATGAAGTGTTCAATGTCGCTGTGCATGCAATGACCAACCTCGTGATAACCAAAGCGCTTGAACAGCACCAGGTCTTCCGGGGTCAGGTTTGCCGGCAGTGCCGGCAGGTTGATCGTCTTGCCATCAGTGCTTGGCCCCACATTCTTGCCGATGCGGAACTTCAGCTTTGAGTTACGCGCCAGCACCCGAAGGAAGCTGGCCCAACCGTCTTGTTGCTCTTTGGCCGAACGCGGCCGATGTTTTACGACAGCATTCATTTGAAGGACTCCTTGATCAGTTGAGCTTGAAGCGCGTGACGCTTTGCCTGGTGGCGCAGCTTTTCCAGTTTTTGGGTCGGAACCTTGAAGAAGACATGGACGTGATAGTCCTGAACATAAGCAGCCCGCTTCCAGTACAGCTCGGAAACTTTGCGCTCAATGCGATACAGAACGATCCCCACCCAGAAGTAGTCCAGGGCAGCGTCAATCTTTGCGATCAGGTTCTTTGCGAAATTGGTCAGAGCTTTCATGGTGTTACCTCGCTACTGCTGCGCGCAGTGCAAATTTTTAGGTTTGAACACCTGGGCGCAGGCCAGGTGTGGTTGAGATCAGTGACCTCGAACAAACACCCGGCGTAAGCCGGATGTTTGGTCCAGCTCACTAGGAGGGAGGGTGTACCCCCCGAAGGGGGTACGGATTACAGGAACAGCTCGAACCCAGTTGCCACCGGGGCGGGCTTCACCACGAGGGTGACGCCGCCCAAGAGGCCGCTTTGATTCAGTAGGTTGAGAAGCGAAGGATCATCCTGATACCAGTTCATGCGTGAAACAGCGTCCACGTCGAATGGCTTCTTGTGTTGGAACTCCCAGTTGAAATCACCGCTAGCGGTGAAACGGGCACCGGCATTCCACACCTCGCCCAAGAAAGCGCGAAGGTAGATATCCAGAACCCCACTTTGAGTACCAAACCACCAATTCCCAGCCCCCGAAGGAAGCAGGGTGGAGGAATCGATCGACTTCCGGTCACCGAAGAGGTCCTTAGCCCTTGCGGGCATCGAATCCCACTCTTGCTGGGTCAGCTTGCAGACCTTCACCGACGCCCCGTTCGAAGCGAGCTCGAACGAGTTGTCGGTTACAGCCAAACGGACATCCTTGCGCCCTAAAGCGGCATGGACTTCCTGCAAGCGTCGAATACCAGCAGCGAGCTGCTCATCAGACAGTTCACTGAACTGCACATACACCCCGGTGAACTCCATAACGAACGCATCCATGAACACGTCGGTTGGTGGGACGTAGTTGCTGATGCTGGTTACGGTAGCGGGGATGAACCCCTCTGCCCGCTTCCGGCACACCAGAGCACTGAGCTGATACCAAGCATCTTCAGGTGAGGCGCACAGCATTTCTTCTTTGCTGCACACACCTTTTTCGCGAGTGCCTTCAACAGCCGTGAAGACGGAGGAATCTTTCTCGATGAAGCCGAGAAAGAACCTCCGTGATGCGTTTTCCAGATAGAACATACCAACCTCCCTTAGGCAGCCGCGGCCGTGATGGCTTTGATTGCATCGAGTTGGTCAGCACAGGACATCGTGTACACATCGTCCAGGATCAGGCGTTGGCCAAAGGTCTCTTCGAAAAGATGCTCAGCCAGCAGTTGATCGGACTGCTCCATGTTGCCGTAGATCGCATCCATGAATGACTCATGAATGCAGCCGTAGACTTCCATCTTCAGAGCCCAACGACGCAGCTCGCGGAACGAGATGTTGTCGAAGGCTTCGCCGATTTCGAAAGCACTACGGAAGCGGAAGGCAAACTCAACCATCATCGCCAGATGCACGTTTTCGACCACACCACCTTTCAGGGTATTGGTCAGTGCAGCCAACTCTTTGTCAGCAGGCATGAAGCCCACTTTCATCGAGGTGAAACGGCTGCGAACGGCACTGTTCTGGTTGTTTACACCAGAGAACCGCGGATCTTTCTGCTGCTTGCCACCGGTGTTATCGGTAGCGAAGAGGCGGAAGGCCGGGTGGCGAACGAGGGTCATACCGTTGTTGAGCCCCATCAGCATCTTGGGATCAAGGCTCGGGTCGATACCGTGGTGCTTCAGTGTTACCACTTCGTCACCTTGGATCAGGTCGTTGATGCTCACCAGCACGCCAGGACGCAGCGTGCAGATTTCGTCGATCAGGCAGGTCAGACCATGCCGGTAGGCATAGCTCAACACGCCGTCTACAGCTTTTACGCTGCCGTTCTCGATGGTCTTGCAACCAACCAGGTAGGACTCGTCAACACCGGGGCCGGCGTTGATGTTGATTACCGGGCGATTCAGGCGGGCATTCAGTTGCTG is part of the Pseudomonas saponiphila genome and harbors:
- a CDS encoding AAA family ATPase; translation: MTNVNTTTNITVEEVQAALVQEYTSQKFEKVMVHELFGLSQPLPGLEQPIPVPVERHPLAPKVQDGYVFNEKLLRRTLLSMRTRDSIMYVGDKGTGKSSFVQQLNARLNRPVININAGPGVDESYLVGCKTIENGSVKAVDGVLSYAYRHGLTCLIDEICTLRPGVLVSINDLIQGDEVVTLKHHGIDPSLDPKMLMGLNNGMTLVRHPAFRLFATDNTGGKQQKDPRFSGVNNQNSAVRSRFTSMKVGFMPADKELAALTNTLKGGVVENVHLAMMVEFAFRFRSAFEIGEAFDNISFRELRRWALKMEVYGCIHESFMDAIYGNMEQSDQLLAEHLFEETFGQRLILDDVYTMSCADQLDAIKAITAAAA